From the Garra rufa unplaced genomic scaffold, GarRuf1.0 hap1_unplaced_736, whole genome shotgun sequence genome, the window cattttgttttttttcttcattttttggtTCATTTATGACTATTTTAATCTCTTTCTGTGGTACCAaatctcaatgttttttttttgttttgttttttaactttttttaaaataatttttttatggtGCTACATGGCTTGATCATTTATTATTGCTAAATTATAGAATTAATgtgtctttttttacattttttttttgggtcCATATATGACTATGTTAATCACTTTCTGCGGTGACATGTGAACATTTTGTTTTGGTAAATTCATTTTTGGGCCTTTTTTGATTagcttttaactttttttaaggtGACTAATTATTGCTATTAAActagaattaatgtgtttttttttttttacaccttcaaatatttttttgtagGTTTTTTGGGGCcatttatgaatattttaatCACTTTTTGCAGtgacaaatgtgaacattttgttttggtaaattattttttttttggcctttgtTGGTCCATTTATGACTATTTTAATCACTTTCTGTGGTGACAAATCTAAACATCTTGTTTCGGTAAATACATTTTTGGgccctttttttaaaataattttttggtgCTTTATGGCTTGATAATTAATTGATTATTGCTAAATTATAgaattaatgtcttttttttacatttaattttttttctgcatttttttggtctatttatgaCTATTTAATCACATTCTGCACTGACACGTGAAAATTTTGTTTTGATAAATtaattttttggcctttttttggTCCTTTTATGACTTTTAATCACTTTCTGTGGTGACAAATCTGAACATTTTGTTTCGTAAATACATTTTTGGGccctttttttagttttattttttttataatttttttatggtGGCTACGTGGCTTGATAATTTATTATTGCTAAGTTATAGAATTAATGcgtcttttttacattttaaatttttttttttttttttggcccatATATGACTATTTCAATCACTTTCTGCGGTGACAAATCTGAACATTTTGTTTTGGTAAATTCATTTTTGGGGCTTTTTTGATTAGCTTTTAACTTTTTAAGGTGACTAATTATTGCTATTAAACTAGAATTAATGTGTGGTTTTTATCACTTTTTCATCTATTTTAGAATTAATGTGTGGTTTTTATCACTTTTTCATCTATTTTAATCACTTTTTGCAGTGACATGTGAACATTTTGTTttgataaattattttttttggcctttttttggTCCATTTATGACTTTTAATCACTTTCTGTGGTGACAAATCTGAACATTTTGTTTCGTAAATACATTTTTGGgccctttttttacttttttttaaataattttttatggtGGCTACGTGGCttgataattaatttattattgctAAATTATAGAATTAATGcgtcttttttacattttaaattttttttctgcattttttggcCCATATATGACTATTTCAATCACTTTCTGCGGTGACAAATCTTAACATTTTGTTTTGGTAAATTCATTTTTGGGGCTTTTTTGATTagcttttaacttttttttaaggtGACTAATTATTGCTATTAAACTAGAATTAATGTGTGGTTTTTATCACTTTTTCATCTATTTTAATCACTTTTAGCAGTGACACGTGAACATTTTGTTTTGATAAATaaattttttggcctttttttggTCCATTTATGACTTTTAATCACTTTCTGTGGTGACAAATCTGAACATTTTGTTTCGTAAATACATTTTTGGGccctttttttagttttattttttttataaattttttatgGTGGCTACGTGGCTTGATAATTTATTATTGCTAAATTATAGAATTAATGcgtcttttttacatttaaaaaattttttttttggcccATATATGACTATTTCAATCACTTTCTGCGGTGACAAATCTGAACATTTTGTTTTGGTAAATTCATTTTTGGGGCTTTTTTGATTAGCTTTTAACTTTTTAAGGTGACTAATTATTGCTATTAAACTAGAATTAATGTGTGGTTTTTATCACTTTTTCATCTATTTTAATCACTTTTTGCAGTGACACGTGAACATTTTGTTttgataaattaatttttttggcctttttttggTCCATTTATGACTTTTAATCACTTTCTGTGGTGACAAATCTGAACATTTTGTTTCGGTAAATACATTTTTGGGGCTTTTTTGATTAGCTTTTAACTTTTTAAGGTGACTAATTATTGCTATTAAACTAGAATTAATGTGTGGTTTTTATCACTTTTTCTTCTATTTTAATCACTTTTTGCAGTGACACGTGAACATTTTGTTttgataaattaatttttttggcctttttttggTCCATTTATGACTTTTAATCACTTTCTGTGGTGACAAATCTGAACATTTTGTTTCGTAAATACATTTTTGGgcccttttttactttttttttttttactttttttttttttttttttagaattatagAATTAATGTCttagtttttacattttcaatttttttctgtattttttttttttcggccaATTTATGGTTATTTTAATTACTTTCTGCGGTAACAAATCTGAACATTTTGTTTCGGCCTTTTTTGTTTACGTtttcgaatttttttttttgtgcccaCAACATAAGAAATGTAATTTAGATTAAGTATATAACTTCTTATTCGCTTTTACCGCGGTTTCTCCATCAGGTTGACGGTTCGAAGATCTTCAGATGTTCAATGCTCAATAAACACATGGCGATGGTAAGTCAGACATAATGCTAATATTACCCGACACCTCCAGATGGTTTCCACACCTCACTTCTTACTCTATCGTTACTACTTCACTTACTCCAGAAGAACTGGACGGCAGGTACGCAGTGCGTCGCCAAAAAGCAGCATCGCAAACCTAAAGCGACTGAAATCGCGTATCACAAAGGCGACATCTTGACAGTCGTCGGACCTGGAACGGTAAAATGCGCACCTTTCCTAAACACATTTTCTAATTTAAAGTCACCAGAGCTTGACTAAAGTTTGTTTTCAGAGGAAAGGAGAATACAGAGCCCGACACAACACGACGGGAGAGGAAGGACTGGTCTCGGGTTCGAATCTGAGAGAAAGGGAAGCCCTCCGCATCGACCCCAAATTAAGCCTCATGCCGTAAGTGAGCAGAAATACTTAGTTCTGAAGAACTGCGACGAGGAACAAGTTTGTAATGTTGTTGTTAGTTACTCCACAGAAGGACAGGATGTGGTTAGTTTATATCAGCAGAGGTAAGTTTAGCCCTGACGCTGTTTACAATCTTCACAGATGGTTTCACGGCGAACTATCCGGACCGCAAGCCGTGGGCAAACTCAAACCCGCGGAGGACGGGCTTTTCCTCGTTCGGGAGTCGGTTCGGCATCCCGGAGACTTTGTTCTGTGCGTCTGCTTCAGCGAGAAGGTCTTCCACTACCGAGTCATCTTCAAAGACAACAAACTGACCATCGACAACAAGCAGTTCTTCTACAACCTCATCGACATGATCGAGGTGCGTCACTCAAGCGGCTAATTTTGGCGCGTTCCTTCATTTATCTCGCTTTTCCAGTGACACACATCCGCGCTGCTCGCGTCCTGTGGTTTTGAGCGGGAAATGAGAAGTGGGCCACTCGTTTGTGGTGAACGTCAGATGGTTTTgagcagtttttttgttttctgaagGGGGAGGTCGGTTAAAAGCAGTTGTGTGGTGTGATATCCATTTTTAACAGTGCGTTTGGGCATTTTTACGACGATTTTTTCCatcacttttacatttttatttttttattttttattttttttgctgtcaAGTGGTCAGCGTGAAAGCTGTTTACTTAATTACAtctgtaatattatatattaatatttaacctCAAAAGACGTGAAAACAAAAAGTGATAAAGGgccaaaaattataaaaaatacaaaaaaatatataataataataaataaatacatgaataaaaaatttaacattCCAAAATAGCctcaaaatctatctatctatctatctatctatctatctatctatctatctatctatctatctatctatctgtctgtctgtctgtctgtctagacATTTTGAGGCTATTTATTGGCGTGgctgcattattttttaatttatatgtataatttataattttttttaaaataatatttggaCCTTTATCACTTCTTTCTTTCACTTCTTTTGcagttaaatatataaaattaaatacattaaatatttatataactaCAATACATATTCAATATTCTagatataatacaattttaaaggtatacgtttaatatatatataaattagttTATGGTTgttaaaagtataaatataaatattatataataaatatacctttatttaaaatataaatagatataaatataaaatgtatattttttctccatttttacacgttttttttttccaatttttgCAGTGAgcaaactgttttttgttttgcttttttaatcacatttttaaCATCTTTTAATATATAAGTCaacaatacatatataatattgtagatataatacaaatgtaaagaTATAAATTCAATATATAAGGTTGTTATTATGGTTGTTAAATgtgtaaatataataattataattatattaaatgttatattataatCTAAacattgatttaacttaaaatataaataaaaatgaatataaaaggtgtgtgtgtgtgtgtgtgtgtgtgtgtgtgtgtgtgtgtgtgtgtgtgtgtgtatatatatatatatatatacatacataaaaaaacacattttcatttttattcaccatttttcaaaatgtttcactttcatattttagtcatgcagtgtgagcaaattgtttttatttatttataatcacATCTTTCACatcttttattattaatatataaaatacatatataatattctagatataatacaattataaagATATATATTCAATATAGAAATTAATTTATTGTTGATAAgtgtaaatttaaatattatataataaatatacctatatataataataataattaaatctaaacattgatttaatttaaaatatgagtaaatatacatataaaaggtatattttaaaacaacacaTTAAGtttttttatcaacatttttccacatttttcaaaattttccACATTCttattttagtcattatttattaatttatgtatttattttaatggcCTCTTTCACATCTCTCAAAAAATATAAAACTACAATGCATATATTATATTCAAAATctaaaacaaatataaatgtgTAAATTCATTGTTGTTTACagtataaatattaaatagtaattatacccatatataatattaattaaatataaacatcatttattttttacccatttttattttttcagatttatattttagacatg encodes:
- the LOC141317328 gene encoding megakaryocyte-associated tyrosine-protein kinase-like, translated to MKLAFRQGLWFFTCACDGFHTSLLTLSLLLHLLQKNWTAGTQCVAKKQHRKPKATEIAYHKGDILTVVGPGTRKGEYRARHNTTGEEGLVSGSNLREREALRIDPKLSLMPWFHGELSGPQAVGKLKPAEDGLFLVRESVRHPGDFVLCVCFSEKVFHYRVIFKDNKLTIDNKQFFYNLIDMIEFYSGNQGALATLLLKPKKKEGTKSAETKLLKSGWLLDLSKLTLGEAIGQGEFG